In a genomic window of Cerasicoccus sp. TK19100:
- a CDS encoding transglutaminase-like domain-containing protein — MKENKPAPIKASRKRALLGLLDDTTSSVRSAVRAELERLGPSGIALLREATHHEDASIGCAARDLLDALTGGKPERVFRDFIRSFNYELETGVLLLDRVSNPEVGMADYERFLAEVSDRCRELMLHPSTAWEKCRVLNRVIFGEYGFCGDSDNFYDPRNSFLSDVVDRRRGIPISLSILYLLVADRCNLELSPVAFPGRFMVGCFLDSEPFYIDVFEGGVFRTIEEIEQMLEPYDIEIEPAIFAPCPVGEVLARCCRNLVNQYNRCGDRERARLFTDYVNEFEAAYRLNDE, encoded by the coding sequence GTGAAAGAAAACAAACCAGCACCGATCAAGGCTTCGCGAAAACGCGCGTTGCTGGGGCTGTTGGACGACACCACAAGCTCCGTCCGCAGCGCTGTTCGCGCGGAACTGGAGCGACTCGGCCCGTCAGGCATTGCCTTGCTGCGCGAGGCCACCCACCATGAAGACGCCAGCATCGGCTGCGCCGCGCGTGACCTGCTCGACGCACTGACCGGCGGCAAGCCCGAGCGCGTTTTTCGCGACTTTATCCGTTCCTTTAATTATGAGCTGGAGACCGGTGTCTTGCTGCTCGACCGTGTGTCGAATCCCGAGGTGGGTATGGCCGACTACGAGCGCTTTTTGGCCGAGGTTTCCGACCGCTGCCGCGAGCTGATGCTCCACCCAAGCACGGCGTGGGAAAAGTGCCGCGTGCTTAACCGCGTGATCTTTGGCGAATACGGCTTTTGCGGCGATTCGGATAATTTCTACGACCCGCGCAACAGCTTCCTGAGTGACGTGGTGGACCGCCGCCGTGGCATCCCGATCAGCTTGTCGATTTTGTATCTGCTCGTGGCGGATCGCTGTAATCTGGAGCTGTCGCCCGTGGCGTTTCCCGGTCGCTTTATGGTGGGGTGCTTCCTCGACTCCGAGCCGTTCTACATCGACGTGTTCGAAGGGGGCGTTTTCCGGACGATCGAGGAAATCGAGCAAATGCTCGAGCCCTACGATATTGAGATCGAGCCCGCGATTTTTGCCCCGTGCCCGGTGGGCGAGGTGCTGGCGCGCTGCTGCCGTAATTTGGTCAACCAATACAACCGCTGCGGCGATCGCGAACGGGCGCGTCTGTTTACGGACTACGTGAACGAGTTTGAGGCGGCATACCGGCTCAACGACGAATAG
- a CDS encoding shikimate dehydrogenase family protein: MQFDDPDRVRSLDELKQWNYPGTALAVLGSPIAHSVSPAMHNAALNLMGQTQQLFLDWRYFKFDTPPEILPRALEQLHAAGFQGINLTIPHKVQAVDLVVEIDPGAKLSGAVNTLHRRANGWAGYNSDGYGMEQALRRELGVDLKDATVILLGAGGAARAAAVQCLQSGVAELWIGNRNQERLGGLIELLQEAPGSERVRGFDLSEPPAELPRQAVIVNATSLGLKDEDPAPIDLARFAPETKVYDMTYGVENALARSAKHYQMAYADGLSMLVWQGVRSLEIWTGAQVPAQAMMDGACHAKGYEPRRA; this comes from the coding sequence ATGCAATTTGACGACCCCGATCGCGTGCGCTCGCTGGATGAGCTGAAGCAGTGGAATTACCCGGGAACGGCGCTCGCCGTGCTCGGCAGCCCCATCGCCCACAGCGTGAGCCCGGCCATGCACAATGCCGCGCTCAACCTGATGGGCCAGACTCAGCAGCTCTTTCTCGATTGGCGCTATTTCAAGTTCGATACACCGCCGGAGATTTTGCCCCGCGCTTTGGAGCAACTGCACGCGGCGGGCTTTCAGGGGATTAATCTAACCATCCCGCACAAGGTGCAGGCGGTGGATCTTGTCGTGGAAATCGATCCCGGTGCCAAACTGTCCGGCGCGGTCAATACGCTCCATCGTCGAGCCAATGGCTGGGCCGGCTATAACTCCGACGGCTACGGTATGGAGCAGGCTTTGCGACGCGAGCTTGGCGTGGACTTAAAGGACGCAACGGTGATCTTGCTTGGTGCTGGCGGAGCGGCCCGGGCAGCCGCAGTGCAATGCCTGCAATCGGGCGTGGCCGAGCTGTGGATCGGTAACCGGAACCAGGAGCGCTTGGGCGGGTTGATCGAGCTCTTGCAAGAGGCCCCCGGCAGCGAGCGCGTACGTGGATTCGACCTCAGCGAGCCGCCTGCGGAATTGCCCCGGCAGGCGGTGATTGTCAACGCGACCTCACTTGGCCTGAAGGACGAAGACCCCGCGCCAATCGATCTGGCCCGCTTTGCACCGGAGACGAAAGTTTACGACATGACCTATGGCGTCGAAAACGCCTTGGCGCGTTCGGCAAAGCATTACCAGATGGCGTATGCGGACGGCTTGTCCATGCTCGTGTGGCAGGGCGTGCGGAGCCTGGAAATCTGGACCGGTGCGCAGGTGCCTGCGCAGGCGATGATGGACGGTGCCTGTCACGCCAAGGGCTATGAACCCCGCCGTGCATGA
- the pyrE gene encoding orotate phosphoribosyltransferase — MSDSVDQEILQIFRDSGALLEGHFILRSGLRSGHFFQCARVCEHMDKVTRLAELLLEKIDVSSFDTVVAPAMGGLVIGQEVARQAGKRFLFVEKVDDKLALRRNFKIADGETILIVEDVITRGGRVNEALDIVEAEGGNAVGVAVLVDRSEGKASFRTPLTSLLEFSFPTYDPEKLPPELAAIPAVKPGS; from the coding sequence ATGAGCGATTCCGTCGACCAAGAAATTCTGCAAATTTTCCGCGATTCCGGGGCCCTGCTGGAGGGCCACTTCATCCTCCGCTCGGGCCTGCGCTCGGGCCACTTTTTCCAATGCGCACGCGTGTGTGAGCACATGGATAAAGTAACCCGCCTGGCGGAATTGCTTCTGGAAAAAATCGACGTGAGCAGCTTCGACACCGTCGTCGCCCCCGCAATGGGCGGTCTGGTAATCGGACAGGAAGTCGCCCGTCAGGCTGGCAAGCGTTTCCTCTTCGTAGAGAAGGTCGATGACAAGCTCGCACTGCGCCGCAATTTCAAGATTGCCGACGGTGAGACCATCCTAATCGTCGAAGACGTCATCACCCGCGGTGGCCGAGTCAATGAAGCGCTGGACATCGTCGAGGCCGAAGGCGGCAACGCCGTTGGTGTAGCAGTGCTGGTTGATCGCTCCGAGGGCAAGGCTAGCTTCCGCACACCCCTGACCTCGCTATTGGAATTTTCCTTCCCAACCTATGATCCTGAAAAACTCCCCCCTGAGCTCGCGGCGATTCCGGCGGTCAAGCCGGGGAGTTAA
- a CDS encoding low molecular weight protein tyrosine phosphatase family protein has translation MRPRILFVCSRNQWRSPTAEAVYRNDSRLEVRLAGVSASARHVISTVDIDWADLILVMAPEHKQRIREQFRGGELPPIECLDIPDDYRYMDTELQQLIRQSTEPWINQLLS, from the coding sequence ATGAGGCCACGCATTCTCTTTGTCTGTAGCCGGAACCAGTGGCGCAGCCCGACGGCAGAGGCCGTTTATCGCAATGACTCGCGCCTGGAGGTGCGGTTGGCCGGGGTAAGTGCGTCGGCACGGCATGTGATCAGCACGGTGGATATTGACTGGGCCGACTTGATCCTCGTCATGGCGCCCGAGCACAAGCAGCGCATCCGTGAGCAGTTTCGCGGTGGGGAACTGCCGCCGATTGAGTGCCTGGATATCCCGGATGACTACCGCTACATGGACACCGAGTTGCAGCAACTAATCCGCCAGTCAACCGAGCCTTGGATCAATCAACTATTGTCCTAG